One part of the Mariniblastus fucicola genome encodes these proteins:
- a CDS encoding 4'-phosphopantetheinyl transferase family protein has protein sequence MTSSETARVKRQREFALGRRCAESLLKKLGNAEQVWTNSDRSPAWPQGFAGSISHSTNWTWAAVVEQSEALSVGVDTESIVTAETRDRVLFEIAADDEWKICKRFDLSAEQMFTLVFSAKEAFFKCCYPQVKQFFGFEHAVVDAIGPNSIRIATHPTHPRPDLMPNGLEVFYLVTQNDVLTATWLEAV, from the coding sequence TTGACTAGTTCCGAAACGGCCAGAGTTAAACGCCAGCGTGAGTTCGCACTCGGGCGGCGTTGCGCCGAAAGCTTGTTGAAGAAACTGGGCAACGCCGAACAGGTTTGGACCAACTCGGACCGCTCGCCTGCTTGGCCTCAAGGATTCGCTGGCTCAATTTCGCACAGCACCAACTGGACTTGGGCCGCCGTTGTCGAGCAATCGGAAGCTCTCTCGGTAGGAGTTGACACCGAGTCGATCGTAACGGCAGAAACGCGTGACAGAGTCCTCTTCGAAATCGCGGCCGACGACGAGTGGAAGATTTGCAAACGGTTTGACTTGAGCGCCGAGCAAATGTTTACGCTCGTTTTCTCCGCCAAAGAAGCGTTTTTCAAATGCTGCTACCCGCAGGTCAAACAGTTTTTTGGTTTCGAACACGCCGTTGTTGATGCCATCGGGCCAAACAGCATTCGTATCGCGACGCACCCGACTCATCCGCGTCCCGACCTTATGCCGAACGGGCTGGAGGTATTCTATTTGGTAACGCAGAACGATGTTCTCACGGCCACATGGTTGGAGGCTGTGTAG
- a CDS encoding glycosyltransferase family 4 protein codes for MKILQVISGREINGALTYCKYLSEMLAARGHDVTILCRRNGWLEQTGVKGVRFINCEMNRKPSDVGRIANWMRHEGIDVLHTHMSRAHAFGVLLKMTSGVPVIATAHNRSFQIHWRMNDFVIANSQATMDYQRRVNRVGSSNLEKVLCFTDLQRFKGVTPRDVYRVKRQLKVNPDEFLCGCVGEIIKRKGQVYLFQALRQIIEAIPNFKLVLLGRFRREEPYTQKLRSILLSEGLQGRVKWLGLRENIQDFMTAFDLLAVPSIEEPLGLVAVESLAAGTPVVATRTGGLPEIVKHQRCGLLVPPRNPGALAKSIIELAKNEPARRSMGLAGQEFVYEEFDTERLCERVEQIYEHVVSRRIRCAA; via the coding sequence TTGAAGATCCTGCAAGTCATTTCTGGTCGCGAGATCAATGGTGCGCTGACGTATTGCAAGTACCTTTCGGAAATGCTCGCCGCTCGCGGTCATGACGTGACGATTCTCTGTCGTCGAAACGGCTGGTTGGAACAAACGGGTGTCAAGGGAGTCCGTTTCATCAACTGCGAAATGAACCGGAAGCCATCCGATGTAGGTCGCATCGCAAACTGGATGCGTCACGAAGGAATCGACGTATTGCATACTCACATGAGCCGTGCTCACGCGTTTGGAGTTCTGCTGAAGATGACATCAGGCGTCCCGGTGATCGCAACCGCCCACAATCGCTCGTTCCAGATCCATTGGCGAATGAACGATTTCGTGATCGCCAACTCCCAGGCAACGATGGACTATCAACGTCGCGTGAATCGAGTCGGCAGTTCAAATCTCGAGAAAGTGCTCTGCTTTACGGACTTGCAGCGATTCAAAGGCGTAACGCCGCGAGACGTTTACCGCGTCAAACGTCAACTGAAGGTTAATCCGGACGAATTCCTCTGTGGTTGCGTCGGCGAGATCATCAAACGAAAGGGCCAGGTCTATTTGTTTCAGGCGCTGAGACAAATCATCGAAGCAATTCCAAATTTCAAACTGGTGCTGCTGGGCCGGTTCCGCCGCGAAGAACCCTACACGCAAAAGCTGAGGTCGATTCTGCTTTCAGAGGGCCTGCAAGGACGGGTGAAATGGCTCGGACTGCGCGAAAACATTCAGGATTTCATGACAGCATTCGATCTGCTTGCAGTTCCGTCCATTGAGGAACCTTTGGGGCTTGTCGCCGTCGAATCGCTGGCAGCCGGAACGCCGGTCGTCGCCACCAGGACCGGCGGACTTCCGGAGATCGTCAAACATCAGCGCTGCGGCTTGCTGGTTCCGCCACGAAACCCGGGTGCGTTGGCGAAATCGATCATTGAACTTGCAAAAAACGAGCCTGCGAGACGCAGCATGGGGCTGGCCGGGCAGGAATTCGTGTACGAGGAGTTCGATACGGAGCGGCTTTGCGAGCGGGTTGAGCAAATCTACGAGCATGTCGTTTCACGCAGGATTCGCTGTGCAGCGTGA
- a CDS encoding LpxI family protein encodes MPNATTTNEMKIGLIAGWGNFPVRVAESLVAQGYEVTCVAVKGHADPILKDICQSYREFGMGRMGSQVRYLRKAGIEQATMAGKIFKTVIFEPFFLLRHFPDLTFWRHFFPVFLTRTRDRKDDTLLTTVTELYASGGIMFAPATDFAPDLLIGEGVLTKRKPTESQLKDIDFGWTLAREMGRMDIGQSVVIKHQAALAIEAIEGTDECIARAGQLCKAGGFTVVKTAKPQQDMRFDVPTVGTGTIETIYKAGGKVLAIEAGRTIMLDQEETIALANKRGISIIARKD; translated from the coding sequence ATGCCAAACGCAACGACAACCAACGAGATGAAAATTGGGCTGATCGCAGGCTGGGGAAACTTTCCCGTCCGCGTCGCAGAGTCTCTGGTTGCGCAGGGCTACGAAGTCACCTGCGTTGCGGTCAAAGGTCACGCCGATCCAATTCTGAAAGACATCTGCCAGAGTTATCGGGAGTTCGGGATGGGACGCATGGGCTCCCAAGTCCGTTACTTGCGAAAGGCAGGCATCGAACAGGCGACCATGGCCGGGAAGATTTTCAAAACCGTCATTTTCGAGCCGTTCTTTCTCCTGCGTCACTTTCCAGATCTGACTTTTTGGCGCCATTTTTTTCCGGTGTTCCTGACCCGGACTCGAGACCGAAAAGACGATACATTGTTGACGACCGTGACTGAACTTTATGCTTCCGGAGGAATCATGTTTGCTCCCGCAACCGACTTTGCACCGGACCTTTTGATCGGTGAAGGTGTTTTGACCAAACGCAAACCGACCGAATCGCAACTCAAAGACATCGATTTTGGCTGGACGCTCGCTCGTGAAATGGGACGCATGGACATCGGCCAGTCGGTAGTCATCAAACACCAGGCCGCGCTCGCGATCGAAGCCATCGAAGGCACCGACGAATGTATCGCGCGAGCTGGTCAGCTTTGCAAAGCGGGCGGCTTCACGGTGGTTAAAACGGCCAAGCCACAGCAGGACATGCGATTTGATGTTCCAACCGTTGGAACGGGCACGATTGAGACAATCTACAAAGCGGGCGGCAAAGTGCTCGCGATCGAAGCGGGCCGCACGATCATGTTGGACCAGGAAGAAACCATTGCTCTCGCCAACAAACGCGGCATCAGTATCATTGCGAGGAAAGACTGA
- the lpxD gene encoding UDP-3-O-(3-hydroxymyristoyl)glucosamine N-acyltransferase, protein MRQLQELAESINGTVAGSEQAEISGAATIARSRSGDITFAQSQKHYDEFLRSEASAVVVSRGVLLDSTRDAIIVDNALDAFTQIVSQFRPPVKRSPVGISPRAIVSDSADIADGACIHAGAVIMEGVTIGSGTTVFPNVTVMEGCVIGANCTLFPNCTLYEQTILGDRVVLHAGVVLGTWGFGYHSSANGHRISAQLGNVVVGNDVELGANTTIDRGTFDSTTIGDGTKMDDQVMVGHNCEIGKHNLFCSQVGIAGSCTTGDFVVMGGQVGLGDHLDIGSNVSIGAKSGLMHNVEPNQRIQGIPARPARQAMQIMAITGKLPEMRKEMKRLQKEIESLESNARPESIRDAA, encoded by the coding sequence ATGAGGCAATTGCAAGAACTGGCAGAATCGATCAACGGAACGGTTGCCGGATCAGAGCAAGCTGAAATTTCGGGCGCTGCAACGATCGCGCGATCTCGTTCTGGCGATATCACGTTTGCTCAATCGCAAAAGCACTACGATGAGTTCCTGCGATCCGAAGCTTCAGCCGTTGTCGTGTCGCGAGGCGTGCTGCTCGACAGTACTCGCGATGCCATCATCGTCGACAATGCTCTCGACGCATTCACGCAAATCGTGTCACAGTTCAGGCCTCCAGTGAAACGTTCTCCAGTCGGCATCAGCCCTCGGGCGATCGTAAGTGATTCAGCCGACATTGCCGATGGAGCATGCATTCACGCCGGCGCTGTCATTATGGAAGGTGTCACGATCGGATCGGGCACGACTGTCTTTCCAAATGTAACCGTGATGGAAGGCTGTGTGATCGGAGCCAATTGCACGCTGTTTCCCAATTGCACTCTGTACGAACAAACTATTCTTGGCGACCGCGTTGTCCTGCATGCAGGCGTTGTGCTGGGTACCTGGGGTTTCGGATATCATTCGTCAGCCAACGGCCATAGAATTTCCGCTCAACTTGGCAATGTAGTTGTTGGGAACGACGTTGAACTGGGCGCTAATACAACGATCGACCGCGGGACTTTTGATTCAACGACCATCGGCGACGGAACAAAGATGGACGACCAGGTGATGGTTGGCCACAACTGCGAAATCGGAAAACACAATCTGTTTTGCTCGCAAGTCGGCATCGCAGGCAGTTGCACGACCGGAGATTTTGTCGTGATGGGAGGCCAGGTAGGACTCGGCGATCATCTCGACATCGGTAGCAACGTTTCAATCGGAGCCAAATCCGGTTTGATGCACAATGTTGAACCCAATCAACGTATTCAGGGAATCCCGGCCCGTCCGGCGCGTCAGGCAATGCAAATCATGGCGATCACCGGTAAGCTGCCGGAGATGCGAAAAGAGATGAAGCGTTTGCAAAAAGAGATTGAATCGCTCGAAAGCAATGCTCGACCGGAATCCATTCGCGACGCTGCGTAG
- a CDS encoding type I polyketide synthase — protein MNTEAFYKQINDLTAREFPDVSLNELIEQTCKRFPDSIATLDAKRQLTYAELDERSSQLAAWLNENKGIKRGDLVGVCCDRNAETPVLLLGILKAGAGYVPLDPDYPFERLAYMVEDSKIKHVVAHSGQLNLTESFDVPATIVDRDWEQIASTTQSTEATSKPTDPQSDVAYVIYTSGSTGKPKGVAVPHRSVVNMLFSMIESPGFTQGDRILATTTLSFDISVAEMFLPLITGGSVAVIDRQSAKDTTALVAAIENFDVTFMQATPAMWRMIVEADFPGKPTMKFITAGEPLPRDLIQPMLNRCGEVWNLYGPTETTVYSSGTRITSDTGRILIGAPIANTQVYVVDENDDLCPPETEGELLIAGAGMTLGYLNRPELNAEKFVQWNGVQVYRTGDLAKMTIDGQIDHLGRIDDQIKFNGHRIELGEIDAAMAMQPGVRQAATVLREDRPGDPRLVGYLLAAEDETPNVAEIRRILSMLLPDYMVPNIIAIVDQFQYTPSGKLDRKAFDPPSTARPDLGVEYAAPKTDEERKLSKLWSEVLQIDRIGLRDNFFELGGNSIRAVKLVATVKKELGIDITGAEFFDNPTIESFVGLREKKQRFKNGLSQNASRRDTSSNQYAIVGMAARMPGARDLNEFWSNLVNGVESIRFFTPEELDDTLDPSETQDANYVAARGIIEDADHFDAKFFRTPPRTAEMTCPQQRIMLELAWTALEDAGVIPNRTDDQIGIWAGTYSTSYFIKNVLTNPDLVRQTGEFQAGVLNEKDYIATRVAHALNFTGPAINVNTACSTSLVALIEACKSLEFGHCDVALAGAASVTFPQNSGHLHQTGSIFSPDGHCRPFDADGAGTLFSDGAGVVVVKRLEDAVASEDRIYAVIKGFGINNDGGEKASFSAPSIHGQANAIAMAQSMAGVNPDSIGYIEAHGTATPIGDPIEVSALRTVFESQTDEKQFCAIGSVKSNFGHTVSAAGIAGLIKSAMALHDEQIPATLHFQRPNPQIDFENSPFFVCDKLTPWKRVEQPRRAGVSAFGVGGTNAHVLLEEAPTTGINSPATTPDNELPFVIFPVSAKSESALVENVDALAKYFASNDQCSIAHAASTLQTRREEFAWRAAVVVDSASQAATQLTEKKPPQFMKRKSTASGRDIVFMFPGQGSQYVRMGQNLYQHSTVFRESLDQCAAILNPLLDRDLLAVLFPKSGDEEASQEILRNTQFTQPALFALEYSLAKVWKSWGVEPKALIGHSIGEFAAACAAEVFKLEDGLRMIAKRGQLMQALPGGSMMSVRLPGNVVEPLLWGQMAIGSFNGPSLCVVAGPDDQVAELQSKLEADEVVCRHLHTSHAFHSPMMEEIVEPFAKFVEQFELSPPTTPILSTVTGGWMTNEEATDPNYWADHLRKPVRFSDAVTKLWDEKDGDPSRILIELGPRRTLATLAKQHATDPKKQISIPTLGNNADDNAEWHSTLSAVANLWLAGVKIDWSRLSSDGQPRRKLPHMSLPTYAFQRERYFIKPGTVPESSNTQIQTQPQPAPKKQDAPPLENSTMTRIPNIVTAINEVFENTSGFDLSEFDGDTTFFEMGLDSLVLTQTATALKKEMNFEVTFRQLLEETPTVDSLALFLDENLPADQFAAVEVNKPANLETPVEVTAISSASDQLSDQPEPSIAVTQQENETPIATSTAAKNVAPVVGSAAEAIVQQQLQIMAAQLQMLSGFTSTSSQTAPSPKAVSTPIVATSVHSAAESKPAMPATPLPTQSERPEQCDTAKAKRFSTIKLNDGALNESQQSALDEIIRQNNAKMPNSKAYAQLHRKYMADPRTVSGFRPNMKEMTHPIVVERSKGVKLWDIDGNEYIDFTCGFGSNILGHSHEITIKAITDQVNKDYSIGPQSPLAGEVAKLFCELTGNERMAFSNTGSEAVLGCTRLARNATGRDLIVMFNGDYHGILDEVIARGSKKLKSFPAATGIPKDHVGNTLILDYGDPKSLEIIRERMDEIAAVLVEPVQSRTPELQPKEFLQELRAMTENEPTCLIFDEVISGLRIGLGGAQEYFGIKADLASYGKIVGGGMPIGIVAGKAEYMDGLDGGYWQYGDDSRPESGMTYFAGTFVRHPLTLAASKAILEHLRDGGQPMYESLNGLGDYLADKLNQVFEEMDAPMYLANFGSLFKIQFHQELVYSEVFFAGLRRRGMHIWDHRPCLLTLAHQRSDVDRLADEMRRTIAECQRYGFMPGEGHLKFVDDFDANRPPASGAKIGKDENGNPGWFVADTNNPGQFVQIGFAMPGTV, from the coding sequence ATGAACACCGAAGCTTTCTATAAACAGATCAACGACCTCACAGCGCGAGAGTTTCCCGACGTTTCGTTGAATGAGTTGATTGAGCAAACTTGCAAAAGGTTTCCCGACTCAATTGCTACGCTCGACGCGAAACGGCAACTGACCTACGCAGAACTCGACGAACGAAGCAGTCAGCTCGCGGCGTGGCTGAACGAAAACAAAGGCATCAAACGCGGCGACCTCGTCGGAGTCTGCTGTGACCGAAATGCGGAAACGCCAGTTCTGCTGCTGGGCATTTTGAAAGCCGGCGCCGGATATGTTCCGCTCGATCCCGATTATCCGTTTGAGCGACTGGCCTACATGGTCGAGGACTCAAAAATCAAACATGTCGTCGCTCACAGCGGCCAGCTCAACCTGACGGAATCGTTCGACGTTCCTGCAACGATCGTCGACCGCGACTGGGAGCAGATTGCGTCTACAACTCAATCCACGGAAGCAACATCCAAGCCAACTGACCCACAGTCGGATGTTGCTTACGTGATTTACACCTCCGGTTCGACCGGAAAACCAAAGGGCGTTGCCGTCCCGCACCGTAGCGTCGTCAACATGCTTTTTAGCATGATCGAGTCGCCGGGATTCACGCAGGGTGATCGCATTCTGGCAACGACAACGCTCTCTTTCGACATCAGCGTCGCGGAAATGTTTCTGCCGTTGATCACAGGCGGATCCGTTGCCGTCATCGACCGACAGTCTGCCAAAGACACGACTGCGCTGGTCGCGGCGATCGAAAACTTTGACGTCACATTCATGCAAGCCACTCCTGCGATGTGGCGGATGATCGTTGAAGCCGATTTCCCGGGCAAGCCAACGATGAAATTCATCACCGCTGGAGAACCGCTTCCCCGCGACCTGATTCAGCCGATGTTGAACCGTTGCGGAGAAGTTTGGAACCTGTACGGCCCGACCGAAACAACGGTTTACTCGTCAGGCACCCGCATCACTTCTGATACAGGTCGCATCCTGATTGGAGCGCCGATTGCCAACACGCAAGTCTATGTGGTTGACGAAAACGACGATCTCTGCCCGCCAGAAACAGAAGGAGAGCTTCTGATTGCCGGCGCGGGCATGACGCTAGGCTACCTCAATCGGCCAGAACTTAACGCAGAGAAATTCGTGCAGTGGAATGGCGTTCAGGTTTACCGCACCGGCGACCTCGCAAAGATGACTATCGACGGTCAGATCGACCACCTTGGTCGAATCGACGACCAAATCAAATTCAACGGTCATCGAATTGAACTTGGAGAGATCGACGCAGCAATGGCAATGCAGCCCGGTGTGCGTCAGGCGGCCACAGTGCTGCGTGAAGACCGACCGGGCGACCCCAGATTGGTTGGCTATCTGTTGGCGGCGGAAGATGAAACTCCAAACGTTGCGGAGATCCGTCGTATCCTTTCAATGCTGCTACCGGATTACATGGTTCCCAACATCATTGCGATCGTGGACCAATTCCAATACACGCCCAGTGGAAAGCTTGATCGCAAGGCGTTTGATCCGCCCTCCACTGCTCGACCAGACCTTGGTGTGGAATATGCTGCACCGAAAACGGATGAAGAAAGGAAGCTGTCGAAACTGTGGAGCGAAGTCCTGCAAATCGATCGCATCGGGTTGCGAGACAACTTTTTCGAACTGGGCGGAAACTCAATCCGCGCTGTGAAATTGGTCGCGACTGTGAAGAAAGAACTCGGCATCGACATCACCGGCGCCGAATTCTTCGACAACCCGACTATCGAGTCCTTTGTTGGCTTGAGAGAGAAAAAACAGCGATTCAAAAACGGTTTAAGTCAGAATGCTTCGCGGCGAGACACAAGCAGTAATCAATATGCGATCGTCGGCATGGCCGCCCGCATGCCGGGGGCCCGCGACCTGAATGAATTTTGGTCGAACCTGGTGAACGGAGTCGAATCGATTCGATTCTTCACGCCGGAGGAATTGGACGATACGCTCGACCCGAGCGAGACTCAGGATGCAAACTACGTCGCGGCGCGCGGCATTATCGAAGACGCCGATCACTTCGACGCGAAGTTTTTCCGTACTCCGCCGCGGACCGCGGAAATGACCTGTCCGCAGCAGCGAATCATGCTGGAACTTGCCTGGACCGCTCTCGAAGACGCCGGCGTGATCCCAAACCGAACTGACGATCAGATCGGAATCTGGGCGGGAACTTATTCGACCAGCTACTTCATCAAGAACGTGCTGACCAACCCGGACCTCGTGCGGCAAACCGGCGAATTTCAGGCCGGAGTGCTCAACGAGAAAGACTACATCGCGACTCGCGTCGCACACGCTCTCAACTTCACTGGACCGGCAATCAACGTCAACACAGCATGCTCGACTTCGCTGGTCGCGTTGATCGAAGCTTGCAAATCGCTCGAGTTTGGCCACTGCGATGTCGCTCTGGCTGGCGCCGCATCCGTGACGTTTCCGCAAAACAGCGGTCACCTCCATCAAACAGGTAGCATTTTCTCTCCCGACGGCCACTGTCGTCCATTCGATGCTGACGGAGCAGGCACTCTTTTCAGCGACGGCGCTGGAGTCGTCGTGGTAAAGCGATTGGAAGATGCGGTTGCCAGCGAAGATCGAATCTACGCGGTCATCAAAGGCTTTGGCATCAACAATGATGGCGGCGAGAAGGCCAGTTTTAGTGCGCCAAGTATTCACGGTCAGGCGAACGCGATCGCGATGGCTCAGTCGATGGCCGGAGTCAATCCGGATTCCATTGGCTACATCGAAGCACACGGTACGGCGACACCGATTGGCGATCCGATCGAAGTTTCGGCTCTTCGTACGGTGTTCGAATCGCAAACCGATGAGAAACAGTTTTGTGCCATTGGCAGCGTGAAGTCAAACTTTGGACACACGGTTTCGGCGGCAGGTATAGCGGGACTGATCAAGTCTGCGATGGCGCTGCATGATGAGCAGATTCCGGCGACTCTTCATTTCCAACGACCCAACCCACAGATTGATTTTGAGAACAGTCCGTTCTTCGTCTGTGACAAACTGACTCCGTGGAAACGCGTTGAGCAACCTCGCCGCGCCGGAGTTAGCGCGTTTGGCGTCGGCGGAACCAACGCCCATGTCTTGCTCGAAGAAGCTCCAACTACGGGAATCAATTCGCCGGCGACAACGCCTGACAATGAGTTGCCGTTCGTAATCTTTCCGGTGTCAGCAAAGTCCGAATCGGCTCTTGTCGAGAATGTCGACGCGCTGGCCAAGTACTTTGCTTCCAATGACCAGTGCTCGATCGCTCACGCCGCTTCGACATTGCAAACGCGGCGTGAAGAGTTCGCGTGGCGTGCAGCCGTTGTGGTCGATTCCGCTTCGCAGGCAGCCACTCAACTGACGGAGAAAAAGCCTCCGCAGTTCATGAAACGAAAGAGCACTGCTTCGGGACGAGACATCGTTTTCATGTTCCCTGGGCAAGGCTCGCAGTACGTTCGCATGGGCCAGAACTTATACCAGCATTCCACGGTCTTTCGTGAAAGCCTGGATCAGTGCGCGGCAATTCTGAATCCGTTGTTGGATCGCGATCTGCTTGCAGTCCTGTTTCCGAAATCGGGCGATGAGGAAGCGTCTCAAGAAATTCTTCGCAACACGCAGTTCACCCAGCCAGCGCTATTCGCACTCGAATACTCACTGGCGAAAGTATGGAAGTCATGGGGCGTCGAGCCTAAAGCACTTATCGGACATTCGATCGGTGAGTTTGCTGCGGCTTGCGCTGCCGAAGTTTTTAAACTGGAAGACGGCCTTCGCATGATCGCAAAACGCGGCCAATTGATGCAGGCATTGCCCGGCGGCAGCATGATGAGTGTTCGGTTGCCTGGCAATGTCGTTGAGCCGTTGCTGTGGGGACAGATGGCGATCGGATCGTTCAACGGGCCAAGTCTTTGTGTTGTGGCGGGACCGGACGATCAGGTTGCGGAGCTTCAATCGAAACTCGAAGCGGACGAAGTCGTCTGCCGTCACCTTCACACCTCGCATGCATTCCACTCGCCGATGATGGAAGAGATCGTCGAGCCGTTCGCCAAATTTGTAGAGCAGTTTGAGCTATCGCCACCGACGACTCCGATCCTGTCAACCGTGACCGGAGGATGGATGACGAACGAAGAGGCGACGGATCCGAACTATTGGGCCGACCATTTACGAAAGCCTGTTCGGTTCTCGGACGCCGTTACGAAACTTTGGGATGAAAAAGACGGTGATCCAAGTCGCATTCTCATTGAACTGGGACCTCGCCGGACTTTGGCAACGCTGGCAAAACAACACGCGACCGATCCGAAGAAACAAATCTCGATTCCGACGCTTGGCAACAACGCTGACGACAATGCGGAATGGCACAGCACACTTTCAGCCGTCGCCAATCTATGGCTGGCCGGAGTGAAGATCGATTGGAGCAGGCTTTCAAGCGACGGCCAACCACGACGCAAGTTGCCTCACATGAGTCTGCCAACCTATGCGTTTCAACGCGAACGTTACTTCATCAAACCCGGAACTGTTCCCGAATCATCGAATACCCAAATTCAAACTCAACCGCAACCTGCCCCCAAGAAACAAGACGCCCCACCATTGGAAAATTCAACCATGACCCGAATTCCAAACATTGTTACTGCTATCAACGAAGTGTTTGAGAACACTTCCGGGTTTGACCTTTCCGAGTTCGACGGAGATACCACGTTCTTTGAGATGGGACTCGATTCGCTCGTCCTGACGCAAACCGCGACGGCTTTGAAGAAAGAAATGAACTTTGAGGTGACGTTTCGGCAGTTGCTAGAAGAAACACCAACCGTTGATTCGCTCGCCTTATTTCTGGACGAGAACTTGCCGGCCGATCAGTTTGCCGCGGTCGAAGTCAACAAACCGGCCAACCTTGAAACGCCTGTCGAAGTTACCGCGATCTCTTCAGCGTCGGATCAGCTTTCGGATCAGCCCGAGCCGAGCATCGCTGTGACTCAACAGGAAAACGAAACGCCAATCGCAACATCGACAGCCGCGAAAAACGTGGCTCCAGTCGTCGGTTCTGCTGCGGAAGCCATCGTGCAGCAACAGCTTCAGATCATGGCGGCTCAGCTTCAAATGCTCTCCGGCTTCACATCAACGTCCAGCCAAACAGCGCCAAGCCCTAAAGCCGTTTCGACGCCCATTGTCGCAACTTCGGTACATTCCGCAGCAGAATCAAAGCCTGCGATGCCTGCGACTCCTTTACCAACTCAGAGCGAACGCCCGGAGCAGTGTGATACCGCGAAAGCAAAACGGTTTTCAACGATAAAGCTCAACGACGGCGCTCTCAACGAGTCGCAACAATCGGCACTCGATGAAATCATCCGCCAGAACAATGCGAAGATGCCCAACAGCAAGGCTTACGCGCAGTTGCACCGAAAGTATATGGCTGACCCGCGAACCGTGTCCGGATTTCGACCAAACATGAAAGAGATGACACATCCGATCGTCGTCGAACGATCCAAGGGTGTGAAACTATGGGACATCGACGGCAATGAGTACATCGATTTCACTTGCGGATTCGGTTCCAACATACTTGGACACAGTCACGAGATCACGATCAAGGCCATCACGGATCAAGTCAACAAAGACTACTCCATCGGCCCGCAGAGCCCGCTTGCCGGAGAAGTCGCCAAGCTGTTTTGCGAGTTGACGGGCAATGAACGGATGGCATTTTCCAACACCGGTTCCGAAGCTGTGCTTGGTTGCACCCGTTTGGCTCGCAACGCAACCGGGCGCGACCTGATCGTCATGTTCAACGGAGATTACCACGGAATTCTCGACGAGGTCATCGCTCGCGGTAGTAAGAAGCTAAAAAGCTTTCCTGCCGCGACCGGAATTCCCAAAGACCATGTCGGCAACACGTTGATTTTGGATTATGGAGATCCCAAGTCACTGGAAATCATCCGCGAAAGGATGGATGAGATTGCCGCAGTTTTGGTGGAACCGGTCCAAAGCCGCACTCCAGAATTGCAGCCTAAAGAATTCTTGCAGGAACTTCGCGCGATGACGGAGAACGAACCGACGTGTTTGATCTTTGACGAAGTCATCTCTGGCCTGCGAATTGGACTTGGCGGCGCACAAGAGTACTTCGGAATCAAAGCTGACCTTGCTTCCTATGGAAAAATTGTAGGCGGCGGAATGCCGATCGGCATCGTCGCCGGCAAGGCAGAATACATGGACGGGCTTGACGGCGGATACTGGCAGTACGGTGATGACAGTCGACCGGAATCAGGCATGACCTACTTTGCAGGCACCTTCGTTCGTCATCCACTCACGTTGGCGGCGTCGAAAGCGATCCTTGAACACCTTCGTGACGGCGGGCAGCCCATGTACGAATCGCTGAACGGGCTCGGCGACTACCTCGCAGACAAGCTGAATCAGGTCTTTGAAGAGATGGACGCGCCGATGTACCTCGCGAACTTTGGCTCGCTGTTCAAAATTCAGTTTCACCAGGAACTTGTATACAGCGAAGTCTTCTTTGCCGGATTGCGGCGCCGTGGAATGCACATCTGGGACCATCGCCCGTGTTTGTTGACGCTGGCTCACCAACGAAGCGACGTCGATCGACTTGCGGACGAAATGAGGCGAACGATCGCGGAATGCCAACGATACGGATTCATGCCAGGTGAAGGGCACTTAAAGTTTGTCGACGACTTTGATGCCAATCGGCCTCCTGCTTCCGGCGCCAAGATCGGCAAAGACGAAAACGGAAATCCAGGCTGGTTTGTTGCAGACACAAACAACCCCGGGCAATTCGTTCAAATTGGCTTTGCCATGCCAGGAACTGTTTGA